Part of the Micromonospora inyonensis genome, TCGTCGCGTTCCACGTCTCGACGGCGTTGCGTCCGGCCCGCCACTGGCCCAGCGCCTCCTGGAGGGCCGCCCAGGTCGGCTCGGCCGGCAACCCGTAGGTGGCGGTGTTCAGCCAGCCGGGCTCCGGCTGCCACAGCTTGCGTGCGTCGTCCAGATCCATGGGTCCGACGCTAACCGCGCGGTCACGACCCGGTCACAGCCAATTCCCGGTCCCTGGCTCCCGGTCGGCGGTCAGCTCACGTTCGCCGGGCCGAGCACGCTCTTCAGGTCACCCATCAGCGCGGTGGTCGCGGCCACCCGGAACGGCCCGAGCCGCAGCGTGGTGACCTTGCCGCCGTTGAGGAGCCTGACGTGCACCTCGGTGTCGCCGGGATGCAGCACCAGGGTCTCCTTGAGCCGTTCCACCAGCGGCGGCGTGCACCGGTGCACCGGAATGGTCAGGGTGACCGGCTTGCTGCCCGGATTGCTGGTGACGTCGGGGAGTTGCATGTCCATCGCCATGATCCGGGGGGTGTCGTCCCGGCGGTCCACCCGGCCCTTGACCACCACGATCGCGTCCTCGGCGATGTACTGCCCGATCACCTCGTAGGTGTTCGGGAAGAACAGCGTCTCCACCCCACCGGCCAGGTCCTCCAGGGTGGCCGACGCCCAGGCACGACCCTGCTTGGTCACCCGGCGCTGCACGCCGGAGAGGATGCCGGCGAGGGTGACCACCGCACCGTCGGGCACCGAGCCCTCCTCCGACAGCGCGGCGATGGTGCAGTCCGCCGCCGCGCCGAGGACGTGTTCCAGCCCGAACAGCGGGTGGTCGGAGACGTAGAGGCCGAGCATCTCGCGCTCGAAGGCGAGCTTGTCCCGCTTGTCCCACTCGCCGTCGCCGATCACCGGCATCACGGTCGTGCTGGTGGTGTCGGCGTCACCGAAGCCGGCACCGAAGAGGTCGTACTGGCCGACCGCCTCCTTGCGCTTGACGTCGGCGTACGCGTCGATCGCCTCGGCGTGCACGGCGAGCAGGCCCTTACGGGGGTGCCCCAGCGCGTCGAACGCCCCGGCCTTGATCAGGGATTCGATGGTCTTCTTGTTGCAGACCACCGCGTCGACCTTCGACAGGAAGTCGTAGAAGTCCGCGTACTCGCCCTTCTCCTCCCGGCAGCGCATGATCGAGGCGACCACGTTCGCGCCGACGTTGCGGACCGCCGCGAGCCCGAACCGGATGTCCTTCCCGACCGGGGTGAACGGCCCGGCGGAGGTGTTCACGTCCGGCGGCAGGACCTGGATCCGCATCCGGCGGCACTCGGAGAGGTAGAGCGCCATCTTGTCCTTGTCGTCGCCGACGGAGGTCAGCAACGCGGCCATGTACTCGGCCGGGTAGTGCGCCTTGAGGTACGCCGTCCAGTACGACACCAGCCCGTACGCCGCGGAGTGCGCCTTGTTGAAGGCGTAGCCGGCGAACGGGACCAGCACGTCCCACACCGCTTGGATCGCCTCGTCGGAGTAGCCGCGCTCGCGGCAGCCGTCCCGGAACGGGATGAACTCCTTGTCGAGGATCTCCTTCTTCTTCTTGCCCATCGCCCGCCGGAGCAGGTCGGCCTGGCCGAGGGTGTAGCCGGCGAGGATCTGCGCGGCGCGCTGCACCTGCTCCTGGTAGACGATCAGGCCGTGGGTGGGGGCGAGGATCTCCCGGAGCGGCTCCTCCAGTTCCGGATGGATCGGGGTGATCTCCTGGAGGCCGTTCTTGCGCAGCGCGTAGTTGGTGTGCGAGTCCACGCCCATCGGGCCAGGCCGGTAGAGCGCGAGGACGGCGGAGATGTCCTCGAAGTTGTCCGGCTTCATCAGCCGCAGCAGCGACCGCATCGGCCCGCCGTCGAGCTGGAACACGCCCAGCGTGTCGCCCCGGGCCAGCAGCTCGTAGGCGGCCTTGTCGTCCAGTTCCAGGCCCAGCAGGTCGAGGTCCTTGCCGTGGTTGAGCTGGATGTTCTTGACCGCGTCGTCGATGATCGTCAGGTTGCGCAGGCCGAGGAAGTCCATCTTCAACAGCCCGAGCGACTCACACGTCGGGTAGTCGAACTGGGTGATGATCACCCCGTCGGAGTCCCGGCGCATCAGCGGGATGTGCTCGATGATCGGCTCGGCGGACATGATCACGCCGGCCGCGTGCACGCCGGTTTGCCGGATCAGCCCCTCGATGCCCTTGGCGGTGTCGATCACCTTCCGGACGTCCGGGTCGGACTCGTACAGGCCCCGGATCTCGCCGGCCTCGGCGTACCGGGGGTGCTTCGGGTCGAAGATGCCGCCGAGCGGGATGTCCTTGCCCATCACCGCCGGGGGCATCGCCTTGGTGATCCGGTCACCCACCGCGTACGGGTACCCGAGCACCCGGGCCGAGTCCTTGATGGCGGCCTTCGCCTTGATCGTGCCGAAGGTGGCGATCTGGGCGACCTTGTCCTCACCCCACTTGTCGGTGACGTACTTGATCACCTCACCGCGCCGACGCTCGTCGAAGTCGATGTCGACGTCCGGCATGGAGACCCGCTCGGGGTTCAGGAACCGCTCGAAGATCAGGCCGTGCGGGATCGGGTCCAGGTCGGTGATGCCGAGCGCGTACGCGACCAGCGAGCCGGCGGCCGAGCCACGGCCGGGACCGACCGCGATGCCCTGGTTCTTCGCCCACTGGATGAAGTCGGCGACCACGAGGAAGTACGACGGGAAGCCCATCTGGATGATGACGCCCAGTTCGTACTCGGCCTGGACGACGTGCCCCTCCGGGATCCCGCCGGGAAAGCGGCGGGCCAGCCCCTTGAAGGTCTCCTTGCGGAACCAGGACTCCTCGGTCTCCCCCTCCGGCACCGGGAACCGCGGCATCAGGTTGTGGAACTCGAACATCCCCGCCGGGTCGACCCGTTCGGCGACCAGCAGGGTGTTGCGGCAGCCCTCCAGCCACACGTCCGAGCCGTCGACCGCCCGCATCTCCTCGGCGGACTTGATGAAGTAGCCGCTGCCGCCGAACCTGAATCGGTTCGGGTCGGCGATGTTGCTGCCGGTCTGCACGCAGAGCAGCACGTCGTGCGACTCGGCCTGCGCCTCGTGGGTGTAGTGCGAGTCGTTGGTGACCACCGGGGGGATGGCCAGCTTCTTGCCGATCTCCAGCAGCCCGTCGCGGACCCGCTTCTCGATGTCCAGGCCGTGGTCCATCAGCTCCAGGAAGTAGTTCTCCCGGCCGAAGATCTCCTGGTACCTCGCCGCCGCCTCCAGGGCCTGGGCGTCCTGGCCGAGACGCAGCCGGGTCTGCACCTCACCCGACGGGCAGCCGGTGGTGGCCATCAGGCCCTCGGCGTGCGCGGCGATCAGCTCGGTGTCCATCCGGGGCCACTTGACGAAGAACCCCTCGGTGTACGCCTTCGAGGTGAGCGTGAAGAGGTTGTGCAGCCCGGTCCTGTTGCGCGCCCAGATCGTCTTGTGGGTGTAGCCACCGCTACCCGAGACGTCGTCGCTCTTCTGCTCCGGCCGGCCCCACTTCACCCGCTGCTTGTGGAAGCGCGACTCCGGGGCCACGTACGCCTCGATGCCGAGCACCGGGGTGATCCCGGCGGCCATGGCCTGCTTGTAGAAGTCGTGCGCGCCGTGCATGTTGCCGTGGTCGGTCATCGCCACCGCCGGCATGCCCAGTCGGCTCGCCTCGGCGAAGAGGTCCTTGAGACGGGCCGCACCGTCGAGCATCGAGTACTCCGTGTGCACGTGCAGATGCGCGAACGAGTCGGCCATGCAGAGCGCCCCCCGGGTCTGATCTTCGGCAGTCGGCCTAGCCTAGTCCCGTCCCGGGGGCCGCTTCCACGGCGCCGCGCGGGTCGCCACGGGTGGCGCTGGTCGCGTCCACCGGCGGTGGGCGTCGGGTCGACAGTCGGTTGCCGGACTCGACCGGGCCCGCCGGGCGGCGGCCGTCGTAGCCTGGGCCGGACGGCACCCGGCGAGCATGGGACGACCCGATGGCCCTTCCGGACGGTATCGAGGAGCTGGCCGGCGCGGCGTCGCGGGGCGACCCGGCAGCGCGGGACGCGCTGCTGGCCGCGGTACGCCCGGAGGTGCTGCGCCTCTGCGCCCGGTTGCTGCCGCACCGGGAGGACGCCGAGGAGGCGTGCCAGGACGCGCTGCTGGCGCTGGCCCAGGGCATCGGCCGGTTCGAGGGGCGGTCGTCGTTCCGCACCTGGCTCCACCGGCTGACCGCCAACCGGGCCCGCTCGACCTACCGGGTGCTGCGCCGACGGTGGCTGGTGGAGGCCGGTGACGTGCCGCTGCCGGAGCGACCCGACCCGCGCCGGACGAGCGTGGTCGCCGGCACCCGGCTCGACCTGCTCGACGCGCTCGACGCGGTCCGCCCCGAACTCGCCGAGGCGGTGACCCTGCGCGACGTCCTCGGGTTGGGCTACCGGGAGATCGCCGAGCTGCTCGGCCTGCCCGAGGGGACGGTCAAGTCGCGGATCCACGAGGCCCGCCGGCAACTGCGGGCACGGCTGTCCGGAGAGCCCTCGACCGCCGAGGGGCGGCAATGACCGTGCCGACCCACCGGGGACCCAACGGCCGCCGGAACCGGGTGGGTGGCCGGCTGGCCCCGCTCACGGTGGTCGTCGTGGCAGTGTCCGGGATGGTCGCGGCGTGCGGCGGCGACGTGCCCGTCTCTCCGCTGCCCGTCCAGCCACCGTCCGCGGCGGCGACCCGCACTCCCACTCCGCCGGTGACGTCCACGCCGCCGGCCTCCCCGCCGCCGGGTACGCCGGTCGTCGTGCCCACGTCCCGCCGCCCCGCGCCGGTGACGTCGACGTCCGTGCGGACCCCGCCCGCGACCCGGTCGCCGAGCGGATTGCCCGGCAGCTGCCACGGCGCGGTGCGGTACGACCTGGTGCTGGCCGAGACCGAGTTGGCGCTGCTCACCTCGCTCTGCTTCGCCACCGGCGGGGTGCTACGGATCATCGGGATCGGGCCGGGCGAGGTGACCGTGGACCGGGAGGACCTGGTCTCCCGCAGCTACGAGGGTGGGGTGGTGGACGTCCGGTTCGTCCGCCCCGGCACCGTGGTCGTACGGATTCCGCAGGACGGTACGACGTATCCGGTCACGGTGGTGGTGCGGTAGCCGGCCGGGCCTACCGCACCCGCACCCCGGCGAGCAGCCGGTCGACGAAGTCGGCCGCGCCGCCGTGCGGAGGCACGACCTGCACGTAGATCAGCCCGGTACGGCCGGGGCCGAGCCCGGCGGCCTCGACCACCACCGGCCGGCCCCGGTCGCAGGTGAACCGGGCCACCACCCAGTCCACGCCCGCCTGCCGGGTGCGCCGCAGGGGCGCGGCTACGCAGGCCGCGTGCGGCCGTTCGGCGACGAAGCCGGCGGGGGTGGTCCGCGCGGCGGTGCTGGCGGAGAGGCCGACGAAGGCCCCCGGCACGGTCGGGTCGACCGCCCACCGGTGCGGGTCGGGTGACATCACCAGGGCGGGTTCGAGGGTGCCGTCGGCACCGTACTGGCCCGCCCAGCCGGTGCCGACGGCTCGCCATCCGGGCGGCAGCGCGACGGTGATCGGTCCGTTCGTCCCGGTGCCGGCGTCCCGGCCGGCGGTGGCGGTGTCCCCGGCCAGGGCCCCGACGAGGGCGAGCACGGCGACGCCGACCCCGGACCACCGCCCCGGCCGCGCCCCGCCCCGGGCCGGGCCGCCCGGGACTCGACCGGTCGTCCGCGCGTCGACCCGTCCGGGGCCCGGGGCGGAGGTCACGGCGTGCCGTAGGGCCGCGCGGAAGGCTGCGGCGTCGGGGTGGCGGTCGGCGGGACGGGGTGCGGTGGCCCGGCGCAGTACGTCCGCCACCCGCGCCGGGACGCCCTCCCGGAGCCGGACCGCCCCGGCCGGGTCCGGCCGGTCCCTCGCTGGACGCGACGGTGGGGCCGTGCCGAGCAGCCGGACGCCGAGGCGACCCAGCCCGTAGACGTCGGCGCGGGTGTCGACGACCGCGAGCGGGTCGTCCTGTTCCGGGGCCATGTAGCCGGGGGTGCCGGCCCGGGCGGTGAGGCCGGAGGCGGCGGCGAGCGCCTTGGCCAGTCCGAGATCGGCGACCAGCACGCGCTCGCCGTCGGGGTGGGACCGGAAGAGGATGTTGCCGGGCGTGAGGTCACGGTGCACCACGCCGTTGCGGTGCAGCACGGCGACGCCGGCCGCGATCTCGGCCAGCAACTCCAGGGCGACGGGCACGGGCAGCGGACCGGCCGCCAGCCGGTCGCGCAGGCTGCCACCGTCGGCCAGGGCCATCACCGAGTACGGCCGCCCGTCGGGTAGTTCCCCGACCCCGTGGACCCGGACCAGCCGCTCGTCGTCGAGTCGGCGCAGCAGGCGGGCCTCGTCGAGGAACCGTTCCCGGACCCGCAGGTCGTGGTGCCAGTTCTCGGCCAGCACCTTGAT contains:
- the dnaE gene encoding DNA polymerase III subunit alpha, with product MADSFAHLHVHTEYSMLDGAARLKDLFAEASRLGMPAVAMTDHGNMHGAHDFYKQAMAAGITPVLGIEAYVAPESRFHKQRVKWGRPEQKSDDVSGSGGYTHKTIWARNRTGLHNLFTLTSKAYTEGFFVKWPRMDTELIAAHAEGLMATTGCPSGEVQTRLRLGQDAQALEAAARYQEIFGRENYFLELMDHGLDIEKRVRDGLLEIGKKLAIPPVVTNDSHYTHEAQAESHDVLLCVQTGSNIADPNRFRFGGSGYFIKSAEEMRAVDGSDVWLEGCRNTLLVAERVDPAGMFEFHNLMPRFPVPEGETEESWFRKETFKGLARRFPGGIPEGHVVQAEYELGVIIQMGFPSYFLVVADFIQWAKNQGIAVGPGRGSAAGSLVAYALGITDLDPIPHGLIFERFLNPERVSMPDVDIDFDERRRGEVIKYVTDKWGEDKVAQIATFGTIKAKAAIKDSARVLGYPYAVGDRITKAMPPAVMGKDIPLGGIFDPKHPRYAEAGEIRGLYESDPDVRKVIDTAKGIEGLIRQTGVHAAGVIMSAEPIIEHIPLMRRDSDGVIITQFDYPTCESLGLLKMDFLGLRNLTIIDDAVKNIQLNHGKDLDLLGLELDDKAAYELLARGDTLGVFQLDGGPMRSLLRLMKPDNFEDISAVLALYRPGPMGVDSHTNYALRKNGLQEITPIHPELEEPLREILAPTHGLIVYQEQVQRAAQILAGYTLGQADLLRRAMGKKKKEILDKEFIPFRDGCRERGYSDEAIQAVWDVLVPFAGYAFNKAHSAAYGLVSYWTAYLKAHYPAEYMAALLTSVGDDKDKMALYLSECRRMRIQVLPPDVNTSAGPFTPVGKDIRFGLAAVRNVGANVVASIMRCREEKGEYADFYDFLSKVDAVVCNKKTIESLIKAGAFDALGHPRKGLLAVHAEAIDAYADVKRKEAVGQYDLFGAGFGDADTTSTTVMPVIGDGEWDKRDKLAFEREMLGLYVSDHPLFGLEHVLGAAADCTIAALSEEGSVPDGAVVTLAGILSGVQRRVTKQGRAWASATLEDLAGGVETLFFPNTYEVIGQYIAEDAIVVVKGRVDRRDDTPRIMAMDMQLPDVTSNPGSKPVTLTIPVHRCTPPLVERLKETLVLHPGDTEVHVRLLNGGKVTTLRLGPFRVAATTALMGDLKSVLGPANVS
- a CDS encoding RNA polymerase sigma factor; this encodes MALPDGIEELAGAASRGDPAARDALLAAVRPEVLRLCARLLPHREDAEEACQDALLALAQGIGRFEGRSSFRTWLHRLTANRARSTYRVLRRRWLVEAGDVPLPERPDPRRTSVVAGTRLDLLDALDAVRPELAEAVTLRDVLGLGYREIAELLGLPEGTVKSRIHEARRQLRARLSGEPSTAEGRQ
- a CDS encoding serine/threonine-protein kinase; translation: MTSPERIGPYRIERLLGTGSFATVWLGHDPGLDSPVAIKVLAENWHHDLRVRERFLDEARLLRRLDDERLVRVHGVGELPDGRPYSVMALADGGSLRDRLAAGPLPVPVALELLAEIAAGVAVLHRNGVVHRDLTPGNILFRSHPDGERVLVADLGLAKALAAASGLTARAGTPGYMAPEQDDPLAVVDTRADVYGLGRLGVRLLGTAPPSRPARDRPDPAGAVRLREGVPARVADVLRRATAPRPADRHPDAAAFRAALRHAVTSAPGPGRVDARTTGRVPGGPARGGARPGRWSGVGVAVLALVGALAGDTATAGRDAGTGTNGPITVALPPGWRAVGTGWAGQYGADGTLEPALVMSPDPHRWAVDPTVPGAFVGLSASTAARTTPAGFVAERPHAACVAAPLRRTRQAGVDWVVARFTCDRGRPVVVEAAGLGPGRTGLIYVQVVPPHGGAADFVDRLLAGVRVR